The following are from one region of the Prochlorococcus marinus str. SB genome:
- the holA gene encoding DNA polymerase III subunit delta has translation MPIQILWGNDLNAQNTFIQKLIDKEVSKEWKEINVTNLNGDDDEQVNKAFDEVLTPPFGDGYRIVTLKNNPIFTAKNEDLRTKFEKIHDNIPQNTYLILQNTKKPDSRLKSTKFLQKLIKNNLAKEKSFSLPEIWDYEGQKRFLEDAANEMNIKIDKNAAELIIDSVGNDSFKLINELAKAKTYLSAVSNDSNSQLFLKSIDVKKIFSDHQSNIFKIIDLLLQKNINESLIEINYSLQRGEPALRLNAGLISQIRIHTIIKLAVNSGNDNAEKICNLAGISNPKRIFFIRKKVKNVSQEYLINLMSNLLDVESLLKQGNNPINVFTEKLINLS, from the coding sequence ATGCCAATACAAATATTATGGGGTAATGATCTAAATGCTCAAAATACATTTATTCAAAAATTAATTGATAAGGAAGTATCCAAAGAATGGAAAGAAATAAACGTAACTAATTTAAATGGAGATGATGATGAGCAAGTCAATAAAGCTTTTGATGAAGTTCTTACACCTCCTTTTGGAGATGGATACAGAATAGTTACATTGAAAAATAATCCCATTTTTACTGCCAAAAATGAAGATCTAAGAACTAAATTTGAAAAAATTCATGACAATATACCTCAAAATACTTATTTAATTTTGCAAAATACAAAAAAACCAGACTCAAGACTAAAGAGTACTAAATTTTTACAAAAACTTATTAAAAATAATTTAGCCAAAGAAAAATCATTTTCTTTACCAGAAATCTGGGACTATGAGGGCCAAAAAAGATTTTTAGAAGATGCCGCAAATGAAATGAATATCAAAATTGATAAAAATGCAGCTGAATTAATAATTGATTCAGTTGGTAATGACAGCTTTAAACTAATAAATGAATTAGCCAAAGCTAAAACATACCTCTCTGCAGTATCAAATGATTCTAATTCACAACTTTTTCTTAAAAGTATTGATGTAAAAAAAATATTTAGTGATCATCAATCCAATATTTTCAAAATCATTGATCTTCTCTTACAAAAAAATATTAATGAAAGCCTCATTGAAATAAATTATTCTTTACAGAGAGGAGAACCTGCTTTAAGACTAAATGCAGGTTTAATTAGTCAAATAAGAATTCATACCATTATAAAACTAGCAGTTAATTCAGGTAACGATAATGCAGAAAAGATTTGTAATCTTGCAGGCATTTCTAATCCAAAACGAATTTTTTTTATTCGAAAAAAAGTCAAAAATGTATCTCAAGAATATTTAATTAATTTAATGAGTAACTTACTAGATGTTGAATCATTACTAAAACAAGGTAATAATCCTATAAATGTTTTTACAGAGAAATTAATTAATTTAAGTTAA
- a CDS encoding precorrin-8X methylmutase: MVIDHPIFLESIRFIRSRLVANDLNYLEKKVLERLVHTSGDFTVQNLVNFSEGACEKGLQALKNGAPILTDTDMAAAAIKSMAENTTRNKVFTARMWFGKNNHANLTKTAYGLSEGWKELSAINSGSKSPIVVIGSSPTALTYLIDILENAKDLPSLIIGMPVGFIGVENSKIKLISSDHPRIVLNSTRGGAAMAAAAVNALLRETI; the protein is encoded by the coding sequence ATGGTAATAGATCATCCAATTTTTTTGGAAAGCATCAGATTCATAAGATCTCGTTTAGTAGCCAATGATCTAAATTATTTGGAAAAAAAAGTATTAGAGAGATTGGTTCATACTTCAGGAGATTTTACGGTTCAAAATCTTGTAAATTTTAGTGAAGGTGCTTGTGAAAAGGGTCTTCAGGCACTTAAAAATGGTGCTCCGATTTTAACTGATACCGATATGGCAGCAGCAGCAATAAAATCCATGGCAGAAAATACAACTAGGAATAAAGTATTCACCGCTAGAATGTGGTTTGGAAAAAATAATCATGCAAACTTAACTAAAACTGCATATGGCTTAAGTGAAGGTTGGAAGGAGTTATCCGCTATAAATTCTGGAAGCAAATCTCCAATTGTAGTTATTGGCAGTTCGCCTACAGCGTTAACTTATTTAATTGATATTTTAGAAAATGCAAAAGATTTACCTAGTTTAATTATCGGAATGCCTGTTGGATTTATTGGAGTAGAAAATAGTAAAATTAAACTGATTTCCTCCGATCATCCTAGAATTGTTTTGAATTCAACTAGAGGAGGTGCTGCCATGGCAGCTGCTGCCGTTAACGCCTTATTGAGGGAAACTATTTAA
- the mutS gene encoding DNA mismatch repair protein MutS → MQEDTIIQKNLFAIGTDNNEQKEITKIPEDLSLEDLKKESQKRPRQRKNSTNLINKFKTDLISNNKNVCINEESYSYKTVSKLKLTPVMKHYVTLKEENKDRLLLYRLGDFFECFFEDAVLISNLLEITLTSKDAGKEIGKIPMAGVPHHAMERYCADLIKKNYSVVICDQLEKSSGNYGTPIKRGITRIITPGTVIEEGMLIAKKNNWISAIYLSEENSDESYEWGISKADVSTGELITLEGQSLSKLFDEIIKLDSSEIIVGSNAVRDLLIKGNSQITYTVSQETNFGINEANYLIKNYFQIANLEGIGLKNLNNATRSLGGLLNYLEKINPSNLDKDSSLKISLDFPQIQYSHNKLIIDYQTQKNLEIKNTQRENNYVGSLLWSIDRTYTCMGARCLRRWIDSPLLNVNEIYKRQNIITNFLESKKLRTDTQNLLRAMGDLERLAGRACAGHASPRDLIAIAEGLKKLPRLKSIIELFKYDLPDWTDQLKNIDEGLLELADTISFKLVENPPLNISEGGMIHDGVDNVLDGLRNLMDDYSEWLNKEESKERKISKISNLKIQFHKNFGYYISINKSKVNLAPQHWIKRQTLTNEERYITSEIKNKENKIFQIKSRASSKEYEIFCELRNIVAEKTKQIRSIAKSIASLDALLGLSITSIENNFIKPSLIPINDSITKNSTKIIAGRNPIVEQLLSDKKFVANDISFEENQKLIILTGPNASGKSCFIRQLGLIQILTQIGSFVPANNAEIKIADRIFTRIGAVDDQSSGQSTFMVEMSETASILNQATPSSLVLLDEIGRGTSTFDGLSIAWSVSEYLAKKIQCNTIFATHYHELNYLKNSNKNIQNFQVLVEQNNDQLIFSHRIVKGGSNKSYGIEAAKLAGVPKEVIEKAKSVLNSLEENNKLNYDIK, encoded by the coding sequence ATGCAAGAAGATACGATAATTCAAAAGAATTTATTTGCGATTGGTACTGATAATAATGAACAAAAAGAAATAACAAAAATTCCAGAAGATTTATCTTTGGAGGATTTAAAAAAAGAATCGCAAAAAAGACCCAGACAAAGAAAAAATTCAACTAATTTAATAAATAAATTCAAGACTGATTTAATTTCAAATAACAAAAATGTTTGCATAAATGAAGAATCTTATAGCTATAAAACAGTTTCAAAACTGAAATTAACTCCTGTAATGAAGCATTATGTAACTCTAAAAGAAGAAAATAAAGATAGGTTATTACTTTATAGATTAGGAGATTTTTTTGAATGTTTTTTTGAAGACGCTGTATTAATATCTAACCTTTTAGAAATAACGCTTACCAGTAAAGATGCTGGCAAAGAGATTGGTAAGATCCCTATGGCAGGAGTTCCCCATCATGCAATGGAGAGATACTGTGCTGATTTAATTAAAAAAAATTATTCTGTGGTTATATGCGATCAATTAGAAAAAAGTTCTGGAAATTATGGGACTCCTATTAAAAGAGGAATAACAAGAATAATTACTCCTGGAACTGTAATTGAAGAAGGGATGTTGATAGCAAAGAAAAATAATTGGATTAGTGCTATTTACTTATCAGAAGAAAACTCAGATGAATCTTATGAATGGGGTATATCAAAAGCTGATGTAAGCACAGGAGAATTAATAACTTTAGAAGGCCAATCTCTGTCAAAACTATTTGATGAAATTATTAAATTAGATTCTTCAGAAATCATTGTAGGAAGCAATGCAGTAAGAGATTTATTAATTAAAGGAAATAGTCAAATTACATATACTGTTTCTCAAGAGACTAATTTTGGAATTAATGAAGCAAATTATCTAATAAAAAATTATTTCCAAATTGCAAACCTAGAGGGAATAGGACTTAAAAATTTAAACAATGCAACTAGATCACTTGGAGGTTTATTAAATTATTTAGAAAAAATTAATCCTTCAAATTTAGATAAAGATTCTTCTTTAAAAATCTCATTAGATTTTCCACAAATCCAATATAGTCACAACAAATTAATTATTGATTATCAAACTCAAAAAAACTTAGAAATCAAAAATACGCAACGAGAAAACAATTATGTAGGTTCGCTACTATGGAGTATTGATAGGACTTATACCTGCATGGGCGCAAGGTGTTTAAGAAGGTGGATAGATTCACCACTATTAAACGTTAATGAAATTTATAAAAGACAAAATATAATTACAAACTTTCTTGAATCAAAAAAATTACGTACAGATACCCAAAATTTACTTAGAGCAATGGGGGATTTAGAAAGACTTGCAGGTAGAGCTTGTGCAGGTCATGCAAGTCCCAGAGACTTAATTGCAATAGCTGAAGGTTTAAAAAAATTGCCTAGACTAAAATCCATAATTGAACTATTTAAATATGATCTCCCAGATTGGACTGATCAATTAAAAAATATTGATGAAGGACTCTTAGAATTAGCTGATACTATAAGTTTTAAATTAGTAGAAAATCCTCCTCTAAATATTAGTGAAGGAGGCATGATCCACGATGGTGTTGACAATGTATTAGATGGTTTACGAAATTTAATGGATGATTACTCTGAGTGGCTAAATAAAGAGGAATCAAAGGAAAGAAAAATTAGCAAAATTTCAAACCTAAAAATTCAATTTCATAAAAATTTTGGTTATTACATTTCTATTAATAAGTCAAAAGTTAATTTAGCTCCACAACATTGGATCAAAAGGCAAACACTTACTAATGAAGAAAGGTATATCACTTCAGAAATTAAAAATAAAGAAAATAAGATTTTCCAAATAAAAAGTAGAGCTTCATCAAAAGAATATGAAATTTTCTGCGAATTAAGAAATATAGTTGCTGAAAAAACAAAACAAATAAGATCAATCGCAAAATCCATAGCATCTCTTGATGCACTACTTGGTTTATCAATTACTTCAATAGAAAACAATTTTATAAAACCTTCATTAATACCAATAAATGATTCAATAACAAAAAATAGTACAAAAATTATCGCAGGAAGAAATCCAATTGTAGAGCAATTGTTAAGTGATAAAAAGTTTGTAGCAAACGATATCTCTTTTGAGGAAAATCAAAAATTAATTATATTAACCGGTCCCAATGCAAGCGGAAAAAGTTGCTTTATAAGACAACTTGGTTTAATACAAATTCTCACACAAATTGGTAGCTTTGTTCCTGCTAATAATGCTGAAATCAAAATTGCAGATAGGATTTTCACAAGAATTGGGGCTGTTGATGATCAATCATCTGGACAATCAACATTTATGGTAGAAATGTCTGAAACTGCATCAATTCTAAATCAGGCAACTCCTAGCTCACTAGTTTTACTTGATGAGATTGGCAGAGGGACATCTACTTTTGATGGACTTTCAATAGCTTGGTCAGTAAGTGAATATCTTGCAAAAAAAATTCAATGTAATACTATTTTTGCTACTCACTATCATGAGCTTAATTATTTAAAAAATTCAAATAAGAATATACAAAATTTTCAAGTTTTAGTAGAACAAAATAACGATCAGCTAATTTTTAGCCACAGGATTGTTAAAGGGGGCTCAAACAAAAGCTATGGCATAGAAGCAGCTAAATTAGCAGGAGTCCCAAAAGAAGTTATAGAAAAAGCAAAATCAGTTTTAAATTCTTTAGAAGAAAATAACAAATTAAATTATGATATTAAGTAG
- the ribH gene encoding 6,7-dimethyl-8-ribityllumazine synthase: protein MAIFEGSFTNASTLKVGIVIARFNDLITNKILSGCLDCLKRHGLDTSELSDQVDIVWVPGSFELPIAAKTLMKKKSYDVVVALGAVIRGETSHYDVVISEASKGISQVSNENNVPIIFGVLTTDTMQQALERAGIKNNLGWNYALQAIEMGSLIKNLN, encoded by the coding sequence ATGGCTATTTTTGAGGGTTCTTTTACTAATGCCTCTACTTTAAAAGTTGGGATTGTAATAGCAAGATTTAATGATTTAATTACAAATAAAATCCTCTCTGGTTGTCTTGATTGTTTAAAAAGACATGGTTTAGATACTTCTGAATTAAGCGATCAAGTAGATATAGTATGGGTTCCTGGTTCATTTGAATTACCAATCGCAGCTAAAACCCTCATGAAAAAAAAGAGTTATGACGTTGTAGTTGCTCTTGGGGCTGTGATTCGTGGTGAAACTTCTCACTATGATGTTGTTATATCTGAGGCGAGCAAAGGTATTTCACAAGTTTCAAATGAGAATAATGTTCCAATTATTTTTGGAGTTTTAACTACTGATACTATGCAGCAGGCTCTAGAAAGAGCAGGAATTAAAAATAATCTTGGTTGGAATTATGCTTTACAAGCAATTGAGATGGGATCTTTAATTAAAAATTTAAATTAG
- the psbZ gene encoding photosystem II reaction center protein PsbZ yields the protein MQAVNFFFVNALLFASLIAVVGVPVLYVTQPSTEEGQRESRRKIYSIAAVWVVLVFVTGIVSSLV from the coding sequence ATGCAGGCTGTTAACTTTTTCTTCGTAAATGCTCTATTATTTGCTTCTTTAATTGCGGTAGTTGGAGTACCCGTTTTATATGTGACTCAACCTTCTACTGAAGAAGGACAGCGAGAAAGTAGGAGAAAAATCTATTCTATTGCTGCTGTTTGGGTTGTTTTGGTTTTTGTTACAGGGATAGTTTCTTCATTAGTTTGA